Proteins encoded together in one Desulfomicrobium apsheronum window:
- a CDS encoding glycosyltransferase family 9 protein, protein MSLPFSNQECLTVRLSALGDAILTTGVLAYWHEQAGLTFQVLTKPALAPVFDNHPAVTGIIGVREEDLHGASWIRFCRGLAKEFGRLPLIDLHANLRTLLLRSFWPGPTRSYRKFSLERRLFLATRHPVFATRLRRLNVPQRYCMALDPEVVDADALKPRIFLAENEKAVARETLSRLGLTRPVAIHPYATHPAKTPRPEVWRNLIRNLKTQGEQVLILGRHERPLYPQAPHDLTNATDLRATSALLSLCRVLVTGDSGPMHLATAVNTPVVALFGPTTKEWGFYPSGPHDVVHQSPCPKAPCSLHGQDACSLGNACMKDVSEKLILDLLSSFPA, encoded by the coding sequence ATGTCCCTGCCCTTCAGCAACCAGGAATGCCTGACCGTGCGCTTGAGCGCCCTTGGCGACGCCATTCTGACCACGGGAGTACTCGCATACTGGCATGAACAGGCCGGATTGACCTTTCAAGTGCTGACCAAACCGGCCCTGGCTCCCGTCTTCGACAACCACCCGGCCGTGACCGGGATCATCGGCGTTCGTGAAGAAGACCTGCACGGCGCAAGCTGGATCAGGTTCTGCCGTGGGCTGGCCAAGGAATTTGGCCGACTGCCGCTCATCGACCTGCACGCCAACCTGCGTACCTTGCTGCTGCGCTCGTTCTGGCCAGGACCCACGCGCTCCTACCGCAAATTCTCCCTGGAGAGACGACTGTTTCTGGCCACCCGGCACCCCGTCTTCGCCACCAGGCTCCGCCGCCTCAATGTTCCCCAGCGCTACTGCATGGCTCTGGACCCAGAGGTCGTGGACGCGGATGCGCTGAAGCCCCGCATCTTCCTTGCCGAGAATGAAAAAGCCGTGGCCCGTGAAACGCTTTCACGTCTGGGATTGACCCGGCCCGTCGCCATCCATCCCTACGCCACCCACCCGGCCAAGACCCCGCGCCCCGAAGTGTGGCGAAATCTGATCCGGAACCTTAAAACCCAGGGAGAGCAGGTGCTCATCCTCGGCCGCCATGAGCGCCCCCTGTATCCACAGGCTCCGCATGACCTGACCAACGCCACAGATCTGCGCGCCACCTCGGCCCTGCTGTCCCTGTGCCGAGTCCTGGTCACTGGAGACTCCGGCCCCATGCATCTGGCCACGGCCGTGAACACGCCCGTCGTCGCACTGTTCGGACCGACCACAAAGGAATGGGGTTTCTACCCTTCAGGCCCACACGACGTTGTCCATCAAAGCCCCTGCCCCAAGGCCCCCTGCTCCCTGCACGGCCAGGATGCATGCTCGCTTGGCAACGCCTGCATGAAAGACGTCTCGGAGAAACTGATCCTGGATCTGCTTTCTTCCTTCCCGGCCTGA
- a CDS encoding glycosyltransferase family 4 protein: MHIGFDAKRFFHNPTGLGNYARSTIFGLAEHFPEHRYTLYTQRLSGPFCTLPAGHGLHVQEACPLGRMFPALWRSLGIPRAARSHDLDIYHGLSHELPLTSFGPRTRTVVSMHDLLFLTHPHLYPWIDRQLYALKYRKSCQRADMIVAISQKTADDVHEIFEIPRERIRVAYQSCSPAFSVTRGPDETARLRGIHGLPERYILFVGSLIPRKGAQTLISALAQLPRSDRPELVIVGKGPMETALRDQALASGLGGQVHFLGQVADADLPGLYQQAVAFAYPSVGEGFGIPILEALNSKVPVITSTGSCFAEPGGDAALYTTPGDVPELAQALTRVLQDSALRQDMIARGERHARNFHISRTSAALMQVYADLCAQR; this comes from the coding sequence ATGCACATCGGATTTGACGCCAAGCGCTTCTTCCACAACCCCACCGGGCTCGGCAACTACGCCCGCAGCACCATCTTCGGGCTGGCGGAGCATTTTCCAGAGCACCGCTATACATTATATACGCAGCGTCTTTCCGGACCATTTTGCACATTGCCCGCCGGTCACGGCCTGCATGTGCAGGAAGCATGCCCGCTTGGGCGCATGTTTCCGGCTCTGTGGCGTAGCCTGGGCATTCCCCGCGCGGCGCGCAGTCACGATCTGGACATCTACCACGGACTGTCCCACGAGCTTCCGCTGACCTCTTTCGGACCACGCACGCGCACCGTGGTCAGCATGCACGACCTGCTCTTCCTGACCCACCCGCACCTCTATCCCTGGATCGACCGCCAGCTCTACGCGCTCAAATACAGAAAAAGCTGCCAGCGCGCGGACATGATCGTGGCCATCAGCCAAAAGACCGCCGACGACGTGCACGAAATTTTCGAGATCCCCCGGGAGCGTATCCGTGTCGCCTACCAGAGCTGCTCTCCGGCCTTCTCCGTCACCAGAGGTCCGGATGAGACGGCCAGGTTGCGCGGGATTCACGGCCTGCCCGAGCGCTACATCCTCTTTGTCGGCTCCCTCATCCCCCGCAAGGGCGCCCAGACGCTCATCTCCGCTCTGGCGCAACTGCCCCGGTCCGACCGGCCGGAGCTGGTCATCGTCGGCAAGGGCCCCATGGAAACGGCCCTGCGCGACCAGGCGCTGGCCTCGGGCCTTGGCGGCCAGGTCCATTTCCTGGGACAGGTCGCGGACGCGGATCTGCCCGGCCTGTACCAGCAGGCCGTGGCATTTGCCTATCCTTCGGTAGGCGAAGGCTTCGGCATCCCCATCCTTGAGGCACTGAACAGCAAAGTGCCGGTCATCACCTCCACCGGTTCCTGCTTTGCCGAACCCGGCGGCGACGCGGCCCTGTACACAACCCCGGGCGACGTACCGGAATTGGCCCAGGCCCTGACCAGGGTCCTGCAGGACAGCGCCCTGCGGCAGGACATGATCGCCAGGGGCGAGCGCCACGCCCGGAATTTTCACATCTCGCGCACCTCGGCTGCCCTCATGCAGGTCTACGCCGACCTCTGCGCGCAAAGATAG
- a CDS encoding D-glycero-alpha-D-manno-heptose-1,7-bisphosphate 7-phosphatase — translation MTDIDTILLDRDGTLIEERHYLSDPALVALIPGVAAPMRRLAGLGCRFYLASNQSGIGRGLFSEDDYRRVHARLVDLLLAEDIVLGGAAHCPHSPEDECGCRKPRIGLWQELAANFGLSPQKTVMIGDKVADIRFGQAIGCAETVLVLTGHGLDAARKLGLDAPGAPLQRCAPGPGRPTWLASDLGRYLEHLVQKKEHVHAHRI, via the coding sequence ATGACAGACATAGACACCATACTCCTCGACCGCGACGGCACCCTGATTGAAGAGCGGCACTATCTGAGCGATCCCGCCCTGGTCGCGCTGATTCCCGGCGTGGCCGCCCCCATGCGCAGGCTGGCTGGGCTCGGCTGCCGCTTCTACCTGGCCAGCAACCAGAGCGGCATCGGACGCGGGCTGTTCAGCGAAGACGACTACCGCCGGGTGCACGCGCGTCTGGTGGACCTGCTGCTGGCCGAAGACATCGTCCTTGGCGGCGCCGCCCACTGCCCCCACTCTCCGGAGGACGAATGCGGATGCCGCAAGCCGCGTATCGGACTCTGGCAGGAACTGGCGGCGAACTTCGGTCTGTCTCCCCAAAAAACGGTCATGATCGGAGACAAGGTCGCCGACATCCGCTTCGGCCAGGCCATCGGCTGCGCCGAAACGGTGCTGGTCCTGACCGGACATGGCCTTGACGCCGCTCGGAAGCTTGGCCTCGACGCACCTGGAGCCCCGCTGCAGCGCTGCGCCCCCGGACCGGGCCGGCCGACCTGGCTGGCAAGCGACCTTGGCCGCTATCTGGAGCATCTTGTGCAAAAAAAGGAACATGTGCATGCACATCGGATTTGA
- a CDS encoding cytochrome c maturation protein CcmE, translating to MSTAKNQKWVYLAAVLLVGVGVGYLLFSGLSQNSVYFLNVSEALAMPAEKLSQARLFGMVAEHDVDHDPSAMGVSFFALDKDEPSKAIRVHYRGAVPDTFKPGVEVILEGSFTADTRVFEATTLLTKCPSKYEKNDKGQMRPPGFAG from the coding sequence ATGAGTACCGCAAAAAATCAGAAATGGGTCTACCTCGCCGCAGTCCTGCTCGTAGGGGTCGGGGTGGGCTATCTTCTCTTCAGTGGCCTGTCCCAAAATTCCGTTTATTTTCTCAATGTTTCCGAAGCGCTGGCCATGCCTGCGGAAAAGCTGTCCCAGGCGAGGCTTTTCGGCATGGTGGCGGAGCATGACGTGGATCATGACCCTTCGGCCATGGGCGTGTCCTTTTTCGCCCTGGACAAGGACGAGCCGAGCAAGGCCATTCGCGTCCATTACCGGGGCGCCGTGCCCGATACGTTCAAGCCCGGCGTCGAGGTCATCCTTGAAGGCTCCTTCACGGCCGACACACGGGTGTTCGAGGCCACCACGCTGCTGACCAAATGTCCATCCAAATACGAAAAGAATGACAAGGGCCAGATGCGTCCCCCTGGATTTGCAGGCTAG
- a CDS encoding heme lyase CcmF/NrfE family subunit yields the protein MHAISFTALLLSMLAAVGLTATAGMKALKDDFDTVALLEKGQILLTLVVLAVSAVLVQALVVRDFSYVYVRDYTDTFLPLFYAVTAFWAGQNGSFLFWYLCVAVMGWCMIYTPGYSRLDNRTKVFFWILFFLIEIFFLYALTGPSNPFMKLDPVPAEGRGLNPLLQNPGMIFHPPLLFLGYAGYTIPFCLALASRLSGNSREWLELCRNWNIVAWIFLTSGIILGAWWSYMELGWGGYWAWDPVENASLIPWLAGTAFIHTAIVGRTRKSLLRTNVFMVALTFLLCFFATFVVRSGMIDSLHAFGGSRMGIPLLVFMVATLLLTLHVCLVQREDDSAHIDDFASRPGMLFLASWLFLCMGGIVFLGVLWPVLSSMWSANPVGLDAGFYNKVCLPLFAALAFIMSICPWFSQKSGISDKAALGLVLGAGAGSAVIMFVMGYSQPLALFSAASGFMMIVSIALYFVRNKGARAFLPSLGAYGVHLGVALMVVGVAFSGPYKVEAEAVLTKGQSMTVGSYEVMFHELTHDHDNPAMDTHAALLTVTRGGKTVGSMAPEKRLYRNFEQSTFAEVSVIPSLGEEIYSTLLGFDEEGTVSLKVSVNPLVNWIWIGGTLSCLIAFLCWRKIERR from the coding sequence ATGCACGCCATCAGTTTTACCGCACTACTCTTGAGCATGCTGGCCGCCGTGGGCTTGACCGCGACCGCCGGGATGAAGGCCCTCAAAGACGATTTCGACACCGTAGCCCTGCTTGAAAAGGGGCAGATCCTGCTGACCCTCGTGGTTCTGGCAGTTTCCGCCGTCCTGGTGCAGGCTCTGGTGGTCCGCGATTTTTCCTACGTCTATGTCCGGGATTACACCGACACATTCCTGCCGCTCTTCTATGCCGTAACGGCATTCTGGGCCGGTCAGAACGGATCCTTCCTGTTCTGGTACCTGTGCGTGGCCGTCATGGGCTGGTGCATGATCTACACCCCAGGATATTCCCGGCTGGACAACAGGACCAAGGTTTTCTTCTGGATTCTCTTTTTCCTGATCGAGATCTTTTTCCTTTACGCCCTGACCGGTCCGAGCAACCCCTTCATGAAGCTCGACCCAGTTCCGGCGGAAGGCCGGGGGCTCAATCCGCTGTTGCAGAATCCGGGCATGATCTTTCATCCCCCGCTTCTTTTCCTGGGCTATGCCGGCTACACCATCCCATTTTGCCTGGCCCTGGCCTCCCGCCTCTCGGGCAACAGCCGCGAGTGGCTTGAATTGTGCCGCAACTGGAACATCGTGGCCTGGATATTCCTGACCTCGGGCATCATCCTTGGGGCCTGGTGGTCCTACATGGAGCTTGGCTGGGGCGGCTACTGGGCCTGGGACCCGGTCGAGAACGCGTCACTCATCCCCTGGCTGGCCGGGACCGCCTTCATCCACACCGCCATTGTCGGCCGCACTCGCAAATCGCTGCTGCGCACCAACGTGTTCATGGTCGCCCTGACCTTCCTGCTCTGCTTTTTCGCCACCTTCGTGGTCCGCAGCGGCATGATCGATTCCCTGCACGCCTTCGGCGGCAGCCGCATGGGTATCCCGCTTCTGGTATTCATGGTCGCCACGCTGTTGCTGACTCTCCATGTCTGCCTGGTCCAGCGTGAGGACGACTCCGCGCACATCGATGACTTCGCCAGTCGTCCGGGCATGCTCTTCCTGGCTTCCTGGCTCTTTTTGTGCATGGGCGGCATCGTCTTTCTGGGCGTGCTCTGGCCGGTCCTGAGCAGCATGTGGAGCGCCAATCCCGTGGGTCTTGACGCCGGCTTCTATAACAAGGTCTGCCTGCCGCTTTTTGCCGCGCTGGCCTTTATCATGTCCATCTGTCCTTGGTTTTCGCAAAAAAGCGGGATCAGCGACAAAGCGGCCCTGGGGCTGGTTCTGGGTGCCGGTGCGGGATCGGCGGTGATCATGTTCGTCATGGGCTACTCGCAGCCGCTGGCTCTTTTTTCGGCCGCCTCGGGATTCATGATGATCGTCTCCATTGCCCTGTATTTTGTCCGTAACAAGGGCGCGCGAGCCTTCCTGCCGTCTTTGGGCGCTTACGGAGTGCATCTGGGCGTGGCGCTGATGGTCGTCGGCGTGGCCTTTTCCGGGCCCTACAAGGTGGAGGCGGAGGCCGTACTGACCAAGGGACAGTCCATGACCGTGGGCTCTTACGAGGTCATGTTCCATGAACTGACCCACGATCACGACAATCCGGCCATGGACACCCACGCGGCCCTGTTGACCGTGACCCGGGGCGGCAAGACCGTGGGCAGCATGGCGCCTGAGAAGCGGCTGTATCGCAACTTCGAGCAGTCGACCTTTGCCGAAGTCTCGGTCATCCCGTCTCTGGGCGAGGAAATATACTCCACGCTGCTCGGTTTCGACGAAGAGGGCACGGTCAGCCTGAAGGTGAGCGTCAACCCGCTGGTCAACTGGATCTGGATCGGCGGCACCCTGTCCTGCCTGATCGCGTTTTTGTGCTGGAGAAAGATCGAGCGCCGATGA
- a CDS encoding ABC transporter ATP-binding protein, whose amino-acid sequence MMNSGSLLTLRGVSHFFGSRLIFKGVSCELAPGSIMLVAGPNGAGKTTLLKIMAGLTPPRAGTVERTVKDRAMAFMGHQTFVYPALTALGNLEFWNSVYGRGLGDAALLGLLDRVGLKGFALESAGTFSRGMAQRLSLARVLLVEPALVFLDEPSTGLDTASQALLHAELEAARTRGAGIVWISHDLDRDLGRADTVLSLGGRGMSYFGPAHGFAPEGP is encoded by the coding sequence ATGATGAATTCAGGTTCCCTGCTGACCCTGCGCGGGGTCAGCCATTTTTTTGGCTCCCGGCTGATCTTCAAGGGGGTGTCCTGTGAACTGGCGCCGGGCAGCATAATGCTCGTGGCCGGACCCAACGGCGCGGGCAAGACCACCCTCCTGAAGATTATGGCCGGTCTGACACCGCCCCGGGCAGGCACCGTGGAGCGCACGGTCAAGGATCGGGCCATGGCCTTCATGGGGCATCAGACCTTTGTCTATCCGGCGCTTACGGCCCTGGGCAATCTCGAATTCTGGAACAGCGTCTACGGGCGCGGACTTGGCGATGCGGCCCTGCTCGGCCTTTTGGACCGGGTCGGCCTCAAGGGCTTCGCCCTGGAGTCAGCGGGCACGTTTTCGCGGGGCATGGCCCAGCGCCTGTCCCTGGCGCGAGTCCTTCTTGTCGAGCCTGCGCTTGTGTTTCTGGATGAACCTTCAACGGGGCTCGATACGGCGTCCCAGGCGTTGCTGCACGCCGAATTGGAGGCCGCAAGGACCAGGGGCGCGGGAATTGTCTGGATATCCCACGACCTGGATCGGGATCTGGGCCGTGCCGACACGGTCCTTTCGCTTGGTGGACGCGGCATGAGCTATTTCGGCCCGGCGCATGGGTTCGCCCCGGAGGGACCGTGA
- a CDS encoding heme exporter protein CcmB translates to MIASSLAIARKDLRLAFAGGQGPVQAVLLGLLLVFIFSLSAAPGEHFSAQQAMAIFWLCSSFGVVLIFSLLFRFEEENDTATALLLSPLPVQGLWLGKTLAGLILLLLCQVFFFPAALVFLGLDPGDNLSGLVLMVLAVDVGLCVLGGLIGAMGQGQGAKDALLTIIVFPLQVPLLLGGIRIGVGLMQGTAMAGVSDWFGLVLAFDAVFAGAALFLFPHVFRGE, encoded by the coding sequence GTGATCGCATCTTCACTGGCCATCGCCCGCAAGGATCTGCGCCTGGCCTTCGCCGGGGGGCAGGGACCGGTGCAGGCGGTGCTGCTCGGACTCCTGCTGGTATTCATCTTCAGCCTTTCGGCTGCTCCGGGCGAGCATTTTTCTGCCCAGCAGGCCATGGCCATCTTCTGGCTGTGCAGCTCCTTCGGGGTGGTCCTGATTTTTTCCCTGCTTTTTCGTTTCGAGGAAGAGAACGACACGGCCACGGCCCTGCTCCTTTCCCCTCTGCCGGTGCAGGGACTGTGGCTGGGCAAGACCCTGGCGGGGCTTATTTTGCTTTTGCTGTGTCAGGTTTTCTTTTTTCCGGCGGCCCTTGTCTTCCTGGGCCTTGACCCCGGCGACAACCTGTCCGGGCTTGTGCTCATGGTGCTGGCCGTGGATGTCGGCCTGTGCGTGCTGGGCGGGCTCATCGGGGCCATGGGGCAGGGCCAGGGAGCCAAGGACGCGCTTTTGACCATCATCGTTTTTCCGTTGCAGGTGCCGCTGCTGCTCGGCGGAATCCGTATCGGGGTCGGGCTGATGCAGGGCACGGCAATGGCCGGAGTCTCGGATTGGTTCGGACTTGTCTTGGCGTTCGACGCAGTTTTTGCGGGCGCGGCACTTTTTCTGTTCCCTCATGTCTTCAGAGGGGAATAA
- a CDS encoding cytochrome c biogenesis protein, translated as MFRIYPKILMILACISMALMAIGQYAIWFHAPEEMTMGLVQKIFYFHLPLAWWSFVAFFGVCAASVMVLWTGREQWDVLAGVLAEIGVLFSGLALVTGSLWGRAAWNTWWTWDPRLSTTLVMWFVYAGYLVLRSADVGGTKGAKVRAVLGIVAFLDVPLVFLSARLWRSIHPAVLASKGGGLEPEMWTAVWINVLAWGAMFGTLVLARYHGAGLKRRVEAALIGIQEKTLQ; from the coding sequence ATGTTTCGCATCTATCCAAAAATACTCATGATTCTTGCCTGCATCAGCATGGCGCTGATGGCGATCGGACAATACGCCATCTGGTTCCATGCCCCCGAGGAAATGACCATGGGGCTGGTGCAGAAGATCTTCTATTTCCACTTGCCCCTGGCGTGGTGGTCGTTTGTGGCCTTTTTCGGTGTGTGCGCTGCAAGCGTCATGGTGCTGTGGACCGGCCGGGAGCAATGGGACGTTCTGGCCGGAGTGCTGGCCGAGATCGGGGTGCTTTTCAGCGGACTGGCCCTGGTCACCGGCTCCCTCTGGGGCCGAGCGGCCTGGAATACATGGTGGACCTGGGACCCGCGTCTCTCGACGACGCTGGTGATGTGGTTCGTGTACGCCGGCTATCTTGTCCTGCGTTCCGCCGATGTGGGCGGGACCAAGGGCGCGAAGGTGCGGGCCGTGCTCGGGATCGTGGCTTTCTTGGATGTTCCGCTGGTTTTTTTGTCCGCCAGGCTTTGGCGGTCCATTCATCCGGCCGTGCTCGCTTCCAAGGGCGGGGGGCTTGAGCCGGAGATGTGGACGGCTGTGTGGATCAATGTCCTGGCCTGGGGGGCGATGTTTGGGACTCTTGTCCTGGCACGCTATCACGGCGCCGGTCTGAAGCGGCGCGTCGAGGCGGCCCTGATCGGCATTCAGGAAAAGACCTTGCAATAA
- a CDS encoding CcmD family protein, protein MNYLFIANVCIWLGVGGYVLFLARQHSVLERRVRQLEIIDGNE, encoded by the coding sequence ATGAATTACCTTTTTATCGCCAATGTGTGCATCTGGCTGGGCGTGGGCGGCTACGTCCTGTTCCTGGCCCGGCAGCACAGTGTTTTGGAACGCCGCGTACGGCAACTGGAGATCATTGATGGAAACGAATAA
- a CDS encoding tetratricopeptide repeat protein, which produces METNNAFPQAARRRALFFLLACLGVMLFATVSFRVENPSIVQHEEPRGMPGGGGMEQMGGDMAAVSAMMKKLQENPEDVQAMRALGMSFMDMQAWDRAISFWDMLLERDGNDVMALNQKGFCLFELEKYAEAAELFERMLTIEQKNFHAHYNLGVIYKHYLSESDKAAAHFQAVIDAAPDDPALIENAKRELESK; this is translated from the coding sequence ATGGAAACGAATAACGCTTTTCCCCAGGCTGCCCGGCGCCGGGCGCTTTTCTTCCTGCTGGCCTGCCTTGGCGTGATGCTCTTCGCGACGGTGAGCTTCAGGGTGGAGAACCCTTCCATCGTGCAGCATGAAGAACCCCGGGGGATGCCCGGCGGCGGGGGCATGGAACAGATGGGTGGAGACATGGCCGCTGTTTCCGCCATGATGAAGAAATTGCAGGAAAATCCAGAGGATGTCCAAGCCATGCGCGCCCTTGGCATGTCTTTCATGGACATGCAGGCCTGGGATAGAGCGATATCTTTTTGGGACATGCTCCTTGAACGGGACGGGAATGACGTCATGGCCCTCAACCAGAAGGGCTTCTGCCTGTTCGAACTGGAGAAATACGCCGAGGCCGCAGAACTTTTCGAGCGCATGCTGACCATCGAGCAGAAGAATTTTCACGCTCACTACAATCTGGGCGTCATCTACAAGCATTATTTGTCGGAGTCCGACAAGGCCGCCGCTCATTTTCAGGCCGTCATCGATGCCGCCCCCGATGATCCCGCCCTGATCGAAAACGCCAAGCGGGAACTCGAAAGCAAGTAA
- a CDS encoding branched-chain amino acid ABC transporter substrate-binding protein: MKRFSGLVIAACLTLLTSTAFGADTVKIGVAGAHTGDLASYGLPTVNAAKLVAKDINAKGGIDGKQIELLIQDEECKPEKATNAATKLISDGAVVVLGHICSGATKAALPIYTEAKIVTMSPSATNPELTQSGQYPTFFRTIASDDAQAMLGVNFAIDKLGAKKIAVLHDKGDYGKGYAEYAQKFIQEGGKAEVVLFEGVTPGAVDYSAVVQKVRQAGTDTVMFGGYHPEASKIVSQLKKKRVNVKFISDDGVKDDTFIKVAGVDAEGVYASGPQDVSGLEMNKAAKAAHVAEFGSEPGAFFDAAYAAMQALVNAIDKADSTDADKIMEMLRTENVDTTVGTIKFDARGDAEGVGFSMYQVQGGAYVELK; the protein is encoded by the coding sequence ATGAAACGTTTTTCTGGTCTCGTGATCGCGGCGTGCCTGACTTTGCTGACCAGTACGGCATTTGGTGCCGATACCGTGAAGATCGGCGTGGCGGGAGCCCACACCGGCGATCTGGCCTCCTACGGCCTGCCGACAGTCAATGCCGCCAAGCTGGTGGCAAAGGACATCAATGCCAAGGGCGGCATCGACGGCAAGCAGATCGAACTTTTGATCCAGGACGAAGAGTGCAAGCCTGAAAAGGCGACCAACGCGGCCACAAAGCTCATTTCCGACGGTGCTGTAGTCGTGCTTGGGCACATCTGCTCCGGCGCCACCAAGGCTGCCCTGCCCATCTACACCGAAGCCAAGATCGTGACCATGTCCCCCTCGGCCACCAATCCTGAGTTGACCCAGAGCGGCCAGTACCCCACCTTTTTCCGCACCATCGCTTCCGATGACGCCCAGGCTATGCTTGGCGTCAACTTCGCCATCGACAAGCTGGGCGCCAAGAAGATCGCCGTCCTGCATGACAAGGGCGATTACGGCAAGGGTTATGCCGAGTACGCACAGAAGTTCATCCAGGAAGGCGGCAAGGCCGAAGTCGTTCTGTTCGAAGGCGTGACCCCCGGCGCGGTGGATTACTCCGCCGTTGTCCAGAAGGTTCGTCAGGCCGGCACGGACACCGTCATGTTCGGCGGCTACCATCCTGAAGCCTCCAAGATTGTTTCCCAGCTGAAGAAGAAGCGCGTCAACGTGAAGTTCATCTCCGACGACGGCGTCAAGGACGACACCTTCATCAAGGTCGCGGGCGTCGATGCCGAAGGCGTGTACGCTTCCGGTCCCCAGGACGTCAGCGGCCTGGAAATGAACAAGGCCGCCAAGGCAGCCCACGTGGCGGAGTTCGGTTCCGAGCCCGGCGCGTTCTTTGATGCCGCCTATGCGGCCATGCAGGCCCTGGTCAACGCCATCGACAAGGCCGACTCCACCGATGCCGACAAGATCATGGAAATGCTTCGCACCGAGAACGTGGACACCACCGTCGGTACGATCAAGTTTGACGCCCGCGGCGATGCCGAAGGCGTTGGCTTCTCCATGTATCAGGTACAGGGCGGCGCTTACGTGGAATTGAAGTAG
- a CDS encoding branched-chain amino acid ABC transporter permease yields MDWQYFTELFLGGLTRGSIYALIAIGYTMVYGIIELINFAHGEVYMLGAFVGLIIAGVLGIMGFPAPAILVIAGVVAIIYCAGYGYTMEKIAYKPLRGAGRLSPLISAIGMSLFLQNYIILAQTSDFLPFPRLIPDFDFIEPIAHVFGSSDLVIVVTSAFSMAGLTAFIKYTKMGKAMRATAQNRKMAMLLGVDADKVISITFILGSSLAALGGVLIASHVGMVNFAIGFLAGIKAFTAAVLGGIGSIPGAMLGGLFLGLSESFATGYISSDYEDVFAFTLLVVFLIFRPSGIMGKAKVEKV; encoded by the coding sequence ATGGACTGGCAATATTTCACGGAACTTTTTTTGGGCGGATTGACCAGGGGGAGCATCTACGCTCTCATCGCCATCGGCTACACCATGGTTTACGGCATCATCGAGCTCATCAACTTCGCCCACGGCGAAGTTTACATGCTCGGCGCCTTCGTGGGCCTGATCATTGCCGGCGTGCTCGGGATCATGGGATTTCCCGCGCCTGCCATTCTGGTCATCGCCGGGGTGGTGGCGATCATCTACTGCGCTGGATACGGCTACACCATGGAGAAGATCGCCTACAAGCCTCTGCGCGGGGCCGGTCGCCTCTCTCCGCTCATTTCCGCCATCGGCATGTCCCTGTTCTTGCAGAACTACATCATCCTGGCCCAGACTTCCGACTTTCTGCCGTTTCCGCGCCTGATCCCGGATTTTGATTTCATCGAGCCCATCGCCCACGTTTTCGGATCCTCGGACCTCGTCATCGTTGTCACCAGCGCATTCTCCATGGCCGGCCTGACGGCGTTCATCAAGTACACCAAGATGGGCAAGGCCATGCGCGCCACGGCCCAGAACCGCAAGATGGCCATGCTGCTCGGAGTGGATGCGGACAAGGTCATCTCCATCACCTTCATCCTCGGTTCGTCCCTTGCCGCCCTCGGCGGCGTGCTCATCGCCTCGCATGTAGGCATGGTCAATTTCGCCATCGGATTTCTCGCAGGCATCAAGGCCTTCACGGCCGCTGTTCTGGGCGGCATCGGGTCCATCCCCGGCGCCATGCTCGGCGGTCTCTTTCTGGGTCTGTCCGAGAGTTTCGCCACTGGCTACATTTCAAGCGATTACGAAGACGTCTTCGCCTTCACCCTGCTGGTGGTCTTTCTGATCTTCCGGCCGTCGGGAATCATGGGCAAGGCCAAGGTGGAGAAGGTATGA